The stretch of DNA gtggataaaaattgggaagtgATATcatgggagtgaggagtcccagccccataccaggccctccagctcagggttccagtgccaggaagataaatccctacaacctctggctgcaaaaaccagtgggattaagttggtggaagaaacctctggagccccaagcatttcctcttaaagaacccacacatggactcacctactcacacttactctctctgagctccagcaccagggtagcagcttgaaaggcaccagtggcatactgggagaaactgaagtatctagcatcaaggtgagcagatgccattgtcccttttctaaatcctcctcccacagagccacagagccacagagccagcaagctggtgccatatctaagactccatcaacctggctaacactgtttgactcgattggagatccccagaaattccactgcacccaacttataggcccacccaggctgcttttccacatgaataacTGGTCTTGGCtgtgctgcacaacttcctaaatcctctcaaacaagcaacagctggcctcagtgagccccaggaccAGCACTAGCAGAAGCCAGCCTACATTCACAGCTTGAATTTgactgggaatctccaaacccagcacaaataacagccatctcagattgctttatagctcaggcagggtgaccccaggcaaaacacaggttgggacTGACGTTGGTCTGCACTATCCCATAAGCCCCAGGGCCAGTGctcccagtagacagctacagatcacatagaagcaccaccaccctgtggcTGCATAGCCCATCCTCCATGAAGGGCAGAGATTAgaggtaagtggtcacagccaatccttgcagctgactggcctgggtaaatccctttcATTGGTCTGcccacagcaaccaaggctcaacaacaaaaggagggtgtacttagCACACTTCAGGTACCCAGCTTGGTTAATAGGGGCAGCTGtgcctctacctaatacatagaaacaaacacagtgaggctgtgaaaatgaggagacaaagaaatgtggcccaaatgaaggaacagatcaaaactccagaaaaagagctaaacaaaaaggcgataagcaatctatcagatgcagagttcaaacactggttataagcgTACACAAGGATCTTAGTGAGAACCTCAGGAGCATAAaaaggatccagtcagaaacaaatgattcactaattgaaataaagaacaatttacagagaaacaccagtagagtggatgaagccaagaatcaaagtGATGacttgaaacataaggaagcaaaaaacaaccaatcagaacaacaagaagaataaagaattaaaaaaaagtgaggataatatAAGCAGTCTCTAGAACCACTTCAAGTGgacctcataggggtgccagaaggaaaagagaaagagaaagaaatttgaaatctatttgaaaaaaatcatggaagaaaacttccctaatgtggagaaggaaatagaaaggcaagtccaggaagcacagaatctcccaaacaagatggatgcaaagaggctctctccaagacacatcataattaaaatacaaaggttaaagataaagagagaatcttaagcaacaagagaaaagcagttagttatcttcaagagagttcccataagattgccaggtaatttctcaaaagaaactttgcaggctagaaggtattggcaaaaaatattcaaagtaatgcaaagcagggacctacagccaagattgctctacccagcaaagctattgtttagaatcgaagggcagataaagagcttcccagaccagaaaaaactaaaggagttcatcatcaccaaaactttattataagaaatgttaaagggacttatttaagaaaaagaaaataaaaactatggacattaaaattgcagaaaatacaaatctatcaacaattgaataaaaGAACTAAACATTCAAGAACGGAGACAGAATCGTGGACATGGAGAGCAttgtgatggttgccagatgggagagggtgtAAGGAGGAATGGGTGTAGAGGTgcggagattaagaagtacaaataggtagttacagaatagccatggggatgtaaagtgaagtataggaaatgaagtagtcaaagaaattatatgcatgacccatggacctgaacaatGAACGGTGTGGGGTTTGCCTCAGgtagtggggggtgctgggtggaagggagcaaaaggaaaaaaaaatcaggacaactgtcatagcgcaatcaataaaatataataaaaaaatttaaaaacatcaaaattgatgaatttttgtgtagccattttaatattgaagatggaagaaaataagcaacaattttggcatatcatgctttattttatCAGGAAAcgtaaaaatataactgaaatgcaaaaaaaggtttgtgcagtgtatgatgaaggtgctgtgactgcttgaatgtgtcaaaagtagtttgtgaggtttcatgctggagatttcttgctgaatgatgctccacagttgggtagaccagttgaagttgatatcaacaaatcaagacattaattgagaacaatcaacattctaccacgcAGAAGACAGCCAAcaaactcaaaatattcaaatcaataaagttattggtataaatgaaaaatatgtcttttattttatggaaaaaactaaaactttttcatCAACCCAATATATTCAAATTATCCTGAAGTAAATTCACACTCGAGTCAATGTGAAATGTTGGTgaatcattttaaagattttattgatttatttttagagagaagggaagggagggagaaagagagggagataaacattgatatataagacacattgattggttgcctctcacacacccccaaatggggacctggccatgGCCCTGGTTGGTGGCCCTGATGGGGATTTGaatctgtgacctttcagttcacaggccagaacacaatccactgagccacaccagccaggactgatgaATCATTTTACAAACAGccaaattgcaaaggaaaaaataaataaatctgaaataGAATGAAAACAGTAGGAAGCAACGCAAAGATTGAAAATTTGGAGGCAGAGTAAATTAGTCCAGGGGGTGCTTTCTGGGCTTCTTGTTTCTTTTAACATAATTATACACACTAAAAGAAGGCTAAGAAGACTACTCTGTACTGAGACAAGTCCATTGCCACAGGCAGCCGTCCACATTCTTACTCCTTTCCCTATCAAGGGCTGTGACTTCTAGAGACATGACAGGAGCAAGCTGAGTATCAGGGACCCAGATGTCTTGGTGATAGAAACACGGTGCTTGAGTAGGTTCTACACTTGGCTTCCAGTGGGCCCTCTTCTTTCTACAACCTTCCCAATCTGTCTCTTTTACTTTTACTATCAGCTCTAGCAACTCTTTCTCACCACCTCTGattctgccttatttcactgtAATCTCACTTCAGAAAGAGcaattttgctttgtatatttttagatcTTGGCAATCTGTCCtcagataatatttaaaatgatgggaAAGACTTTATGTGTGCTATTGTTCATTGTGATGttatttataaaagtgaaaaagaccagcgataggaatttttaaataaactatgttATTAAACACAGCTTAAAGAAACTATgggacaaactgaactaacagcaaaatggagacagactcataaacagagcaggctgacagctggtggggatttagggggtggagggatggagccaaaaagaaaaaggactcatggacatggagaacagtgtggtgattgtgggagtggaggtggaagagggtataaggtagataaatggtaatgcaaaaaaatacaaaaaaaaaaatttagaaaaagaaactatGGATCCATCAGTGAAATATATTGACAGTAACTGAAGATTATGtagtgagtaaaaataaaaaattgtcagtacagtaaaatcacaactaaaataaaaatatatgaatattaagAAGGAtagaagaaaacactaaaaaataaaaatgaatatgttaGGAtaggtaaattttcttttttcctcaaatcTTCTGCAAAGGTCTTATTGAGTTAAGAACTAATCacaacttttcatttttagtgCGTTctagttttctatttatattacCTGGATTTATTTCAAGAGCAATTAACAAGAACAATAAAACTAGTGGAAATCTCAAGAAATAGATTCTCAAATTCTGGTACATGTGCGCTACGTATAACTGGATGACTTTAAAGCTCATTACACGAAAATATAAATCCTCCCCTGAAGAGAGCTGCAAATCAGACCACTGTAAACGCATCATCTTTTTTTCAGGCTGGCCATTCGAtacctgaataaataaataagccaaagCAAAAACTAAACAGAATAGAAGACTGCCTtagtaatatatacatacatgcctTTGAAGAAAgggttgttgttgttcttttaacAGTATGTCAGTCTGATTTACAGTTGGAAAAGTATTTATAGTAACAGTTTTAAATGTCAGTATTCTGGCTGACAAACTCATTTCTGATTGTCATGCAGGGTCTTTCTTAGGCTGACATCTTATTCAGAATCTCCCCTCACAACACTTCAAACAAGAAATGAAACACGAAGTTCTGTATTAAGGATAATGAAACCTGTTAATATTAcagagttcatttatttttattgttaaaaaatcCAATATTCTCATGAGCAATCTATACTAGGGCAATAAagattttttcaaagaaagtcCTTAAACCCTTTCTGGCAATGTCACTTAAAAACTGAGAAAAGCACCTATTTGTCAAGCTGAAAAAATTCATTAActtaaatttacaaaattaaatcttttgtggaaaaaaattaataaacagggAAGAATTGGATTCACTGGCCAGAAAGACCTCTCCAAGCAGAAGTATTACTACATATAAATATTCAAGTCAGGAGATCTAAACAGACATAATGTACCTGACTGGAGGCATCTGGGCATCAGCACGCAGCCGTCTGCTAGGAACCTCTGGTGGAGATGAACTCACACTTTTTTGGCAACTTTGCAATCCTGGCAAATATGGCATTTTGACATGTTCTTTGAGTTCTTCTAGACCAAATGCTCTGGTGTATTCTAATTAAAAGGAGTATCATAACCATCTTCATTATTTCTTGGTTAAGTGTATATATCTTCTTTTCCTACATACTAtaatgcataataaaatatactaaatcaATCATTAAGTAAAGAAAATTAAGCTACTGTACTTTACCTAGCATCTCTCCCAAGAAAATACCTTGAATTCCTGCAGGGAAAGTGATTAAGTTGCAGCTTAagacaaaacaaggaaaaaaggCCATCTTCATAAATGACCCAGTCTTCTGCCTTCATGATTTGATATAACTAGAATTCTTGGAATATTACATACATTCACACTGAAAAGAGTTTAAAAGCACTTTCAAGAGTCTTATGTTATCTGCTACTTTAAATCTTTCCACCTTCCTGCTTTTATGTAAAAAATCAAGATGTGTAAACACATGATCATCTGAGCTAgcaatgagataaaaatattctgttttcaaGCATTGATTTTAATTATATCTCTACAAAATTCCACACCAAATCTATAAACAACAACATTGAAGCACCAAGATTTCTTCTTCTACTGACCTCACATATTATTGGACAAAGAgattatcaaattatttttaaattttttccaaatgaaggacacaaaaggaagaaaaaagattgaGAGATTAAATGTTTAGTTGATCATTAAGCTAAGCACagagaattgtttttaaagatttctctACTAAGCAAGTCTAgcccagcaataaaaaaaaagtatttaatggGACTGAAATGATATTAAATACTCAAAATGCTATTTTGCAacctttgatttttgttttttgcaaaaacaaaaaaagtttctcttgatcaaaaaaataatacagattcTCTTTTCAGCAATTAAATCTGGGGGTAGGGGACAGATAAACTGGTGTCTTCTGAGTACCTTTAATGGGAACCTAGTGAAGAAGTTCAAAAACTGTAGCAATACATTCAAACCCAGAAGTGATGAAATACTAAGGAAGtttgaattttgctatttttaagaattatatcTCCATCAATAAAGCTAATGGCAGAAttcagtataaattttaaaatactattataatttgaaattaagGGGGAAAAGCTATAAATACACTCATTTACACATCAAAAGTTCTCAAATTAGTCTTTATTGAGTAACTATAGGATATAAGACTCtttcaaaggaaaggaagggagacaatTCTGGTTAGAATTATTAATACAAAAAGGTGCTGTTAAAGATTTGGGGTTTTCTGGGGGCAGTTGTTTGTTTTCAGgggtaaactttttatttttttctttttaattgaatttattaaagtgacattggttaacaaaattatacaggtttcaggtgtacaattttataacacATTACCCATATACTGTATGGGGTgctccaccacccaaagtcaagtctccttccagcaccatttatcccctctctagcctcttccacctccccccaccccctttccctagatttgaggtttttaaaatataaaaaccaacttgacgtatttaaaaacaaacactattCATGAAAAGTAGTGTGATCCAACAGAAAAAGTACTACATTAATatcaaataaaacatattaaaaaatatcaagaGAAGTAGttctttaacatttgtttctattatgagttacagaattacattaagtaaattaattttaatttgcttccatttttcttttccttaagctGAAGATATTATCCTTACTTAAAtgttacaaaaattataaatgtctcttattgctttaaaaatatacatgtaaattcAAATTCactatttctatattttcttaaGTAAAATTGAAGTTACCGTTTCTTAACTTCTGTGTTTCTAAAACTGCTTTCCTCCAACTACTCTCAAATAGAAAGTAATTGTCAAGGGAATGTTTGGTGACATTGGAAGTCTCGACTTTGATTTCAGGAGATAGCACAggcattttttctcctttcaacagCAGCGATGAAAGTGAGATGCTGATCCAGATTCGGGACACAAAattcaaagaagaagaaaagttatttcagagataaatattttttctaatttgttttccaTAGACCTAAATGAATAGCTCACTTATATATGTAAACACAGATTCTTGGTATTTTTAAAGCCAGAGGGCTTTAAGAATATAGCTAAAATACATagcaagaatttttttcttttgtatattttaatgaattcattGAAATTCCAGGTTATAGATATTtggcaatataaaaataattaagttcaACAGCAAGTTATCATGTACAAGACAAGAAAATGCTTAGGATTCTCTCAAAAATATTACCATTATATACCAACTGGCATTTATCTCTggaatacattaaatacacaaaaatcaattaatgtgctACACCACATaacagaatgaaagataaaaataaccatGTGATCATCTCAACAGGTAAAGAAAAAACATGCAATAAAGttcaacaccctttcatgataaaaaatagtTTCAACAAACTAAGAATAGAGAGAAATTATCTTAACATAATAAAAGCTATATATGAAAAGCCcagagctaacatcatactcaatggtgaaaaatcCAAAGCTCCGCCTCTAAAATCGGGAGCAAAGCAATGATGCCCACTCTGtctcttctattcaacatagtactgcaagTCCTAGATAGAGAAATTAGTaaagaaagggaataaaaggcatccagattggataGGAAGAAGCAACATTGTTGCTGTTTAATAGAGGACATGATCTTAAATACATAGAATGCCCTAGAttccaacaaataaaaagaaaatattggaactAATAAAGGAATTCAgtgaagttgcaggatacaaaaccaACAAACCGAAGTcacttgtatttttatacattaacaACAAACTATCTAAAAAGGAAATTAGGAAAGCAATCCAATTTACAATAACATCactttaataaaatacttaggaatgaaTTTAACTAAGGGAGCAAAAGACTTACACattgaaaaactataaaacattaataaaagaaattacagaagaaacaaacaaatggaaaggcATTCAATGTTCACAGATTGAAAAACTTAATATtgtcaaaatatccatactacccaaaatgatCTACAGATTAACTGCCATCTTTACAAAAATCCctgtggtatttttttaaagaaatagtaaaaaattaaaaatttaaaaaatttaaaaattcgtATGGAACCGCAAagaaccccaaatagccaaaacaattttgagaaagaagatcaaagctggaggtatcaaacttcctgatttcaaaatacattacaaactttgagtaatcaaaacaacatgataTTGGCATAAAGACAAACATATAAGCCAACAGAACAGTACACAGGCTAGAAATAAatctatacatatatagtaaactgatctttgacaagggtgccagGAATACACAatagggaaaggacagtctcttcaacaaatagtgttgagaaaactagatatccacatgcaaaagaatgaaattgaacccTTTCTTACACCacgcacaaaaataaactcaaaatggattaaagacttaagcctgagacctgaaactataaaactcctagaagtaaACAGAGGAGAAACCTTCATGACATTGGTTTTGGCCATGATTTTATGactataacaccaaaagcacaggaaacaaaggcaaaaacaGGCAAGtggaatacatcaaactaaagatttcttgcatagcaaaggaaacaaagagtGAAAAGGTAATCtacaaataggagaaaatatttgtaaatcatatatctgataagaggttaatatacaaaatacatgAGGAACTCTTACAACACCTTAgttcaaaaaaaacaaacaaattacattattttttaaatgggctaAGGAgttgaagagacatttctccagaaaatatatacaaatggccaatgggcatatgagaagatgttcaatatcactaacaATCAGGAAAATGCCAATCGAAGCCACAATATGGTATcaactcacacctgttaggatagctattattaaaaaattttgaaaaagacaaCAGCACCGGGGAGCATatggaaaaattggaacccttgtgcactactggtggaaatgcaaaacgGTGTAGCTGGTagggaaaacaatatggaggttcctgaaaaaattaaaactagaactgccatatgatccagcaattcctcttctgtgtatttatccaaaagaattgaaattagTATCTCACAGAGATATTagcactcccatgttcactgcagcactattcacaatagccaagatgtggtgGAAACCTAAATATCTATCAATAgatgaagtaataaaaaaatgaggtacagatatacaatggaatattattcagccatacaaaagaagaaaatcctgaaaTATACAACATGCATGGGCCATAAGGGAATTATGTTAGGTGAGATAAGACAGTtatggaaagacaaatactgcatgattccatttatacgagATTTCTAAAA from Desmodus rotundus isolate HL8 chromosome 8, HLdesRot8A.1, whole genome shotgun sequence encodes:
- the C8H8orf89 gene encoding putative uncharacterized protein C8orf89 homolog isoform X6, with translation MAELRGHISLSSLLLKGEKMPVLSPEIKVETSNVTKHSLDNYFLFESSWRKAVLETQKLRNEYTRAFGLEELKEHVKMPYLPGLQSCQKSVSSSPPEVPSRRLRADAQMPPVSHSDENMLSCLQVFYPPLRIAPRPVKERCWQTRIKKTKETYTAVPLQESEKGEP
- the C8H8orf89 gene encoding putative uncharacterized protein C8orf89 homolog isoform X3; this translates as MAELRGHISLSSLLLKGEKMPVLSPEIKVETSNVTKHSLDNYFLFESSWRKAVLETQKLRNEYTRAFGLEELKEHVKMPYLPGLQSCQKSVSSSPPEVPSRRLRADAQMPPVRIKKTKETYTAVPLQESEKGLLRYSNSSIHVGSGFSDPLIGAPSQYLQRLSKMAVLEYDTICHEKTRKSKKGRKRELRDCW
- the C8H8orf89 gene encoding putative uncharacterized protein C8orf89 homolog isoform X4; protein product: MAELRGHISLSSLLLKGEKMPVLSPEIKVETSNVTKHSLDNYFLFESSWRKAVLETQKLRNEYTRAFGLEELKEHVKMPYLPGLQSCQKSVSSSPPEVPSRRLRADAQMPPVRIKKTKETYTAVPLQESEKGSGFSDPLIGAPSQYLQRLSKMAVLEYDTICHEKTRKSKKGRKRELRDCW
- the C8H8orf89 gene encoding putative uncharacterized protein C8orf89 homolog isoform X5; the protein is MAELRGHISLSSLLLKGEKMPVLSPEIKVETSNVTKHSLDNYFLFESSWRKAVLETQKLRNEYTRAFGLEELKEHVKMPYLPGLQSCQKSVSSSPPEVPSRRLRADAQMPPVSHSDENMLSCLQVFYPPLRIAPRPVKERCWQTRIKKTKETYTAVPLQESEKVPTPVSVTC